Proteins co-encoded in one Flavivirga eckloniae genomic window:
- a CDS encoding cyclase family protein, translating to MLATIQYKSKKLQIDLSQPIDISIPLRGSKNNVNAWYVDAPVIKPAEDDGQVISVLEGACVNFNNIAFNPHAHGTHTECVGHITEKVHSINQNLKQFFFLAEVVTAAPEMLNGDFVISKKQLQSAIGNKKRDAIVIRTIPNTREKLTAQYSHTNPTYLLEDAAIYLREKGVKHLLIDLPSVDKERDECELKAHNAFWNTKGKLRMDATITEFIYVPNKVEDGVYFLNLQIAPFENDASPSKPILYKVIS from the coding sequence ATGTTAGCAACAATTCAATACAAATCAAAAAAACTTCAAATAGACTTATCCCAGCCAATAGATATTTCTATACCGCTTAGGGGATCAAAAAACAATGTAAATGCGTGGTATGTAGATGCGCCAGTTATAAAACCTGCAGAAGACGATGGTCAGGTTATTAGTGTTTTAGAGGGTGCATGTGTAAACTTCAATAATATAGCTTTTAACCCACATGCCCATGGTACACACACCGAATGCGTGGGACACATTACCGAAAAAGTACACTCTATAAATCAGAATTTAAAGCAATTTTTCTTTTTGGCCGAAGTAGTAACCGCAGCTCCCGAAATGCTTAATGGTGATTTTGTAATATCTAAAAAACAATTACAATCTGCTATTGGAAATAAAAAAAGAGACGCCATAGTTATAAGAACCATTCCTAATACCAGAGAAAAATTAACAGCACAGTATTCGCACACAAATCCAACATACTTATTAGAAGATGCCGCAATTTATTTACGTGAAAAAGGCGTAAAACATTTATTAATTGATTTGCCTAGTGTAGATAAAGAAAGAGATGAATGTGAACTTAAGGCGCATAATGCCTTTTGGAATACTAAGGGCAAGTTACGTATGGACGCAACAATAACAGAGTTTATTTATGTGCCAAACAAGGTTGAAGATGGGGTGTACTTTTTAAACCTTCAAATAGCACCCTTCGAAAATGATGCATCGCCCAGTAAGCCTATCTTGTATAAAGTAATTAGTTAA